Proteins encoded within one genomic window of Polynucleobacter duraquae:
- the ubiE gene encoding bifunctional demethylmenaquinone methyltransferase/2-methoxy-6-polyprenyl-1,4-benzoquinol methylase UbiE has translation MSKTHFGYQSVDEAEKAGKVAEVFHSVASKYDVMNDLMSFGLHRLWKKVTIARAQVRPGQKVLDIAGGTGDLAAAFARGADWGHHSEAQVWLSDINASMLGVGRDRLLDQGVALPCVQFDAEKIPFPANHFDVVTVAFGLRNMTHKDLALAEMLRVIKPGGRVLVLEFSKPDAFLGPIYDTYSFKVLPWLGEKIAQDSESYRYLAESIRMHPDAQALTDIMLGVGFDEVDTHRMTGGIVALHIGIKY, from the coding sequence ATGAGTAAGACCCATTTTGGATACCAAAGCGTTGATGAAGCTGAAAAGGCAGGTAAGGTCGCTGAGGTATTTCATTCTGTAGCGAGTAAATATGACGTCATGAATGATTTGATGTCATTTGGTTTGCATCGCTTGTGGAAAAAAGTCACGATTGCTCGAGCTCAAGTACGCCCTGGTCAAAAAGTATTGGATATCGCCGGTGGTACGGGTGACTTAGCTGCTGCCTTTGCACGTGGAGCAGACTGGGGCCATCACTCTGAAGCTCAAGTATGGTTAAGTGATATCAATGCCTCTATGTTGGGGGTTGGCCGTGATCGCCTGCTCGATCAGGGAGTAGCTTTACCCTGCGTTCAGTTCGATGCGGAGAAAATTCCTTTCCCGGCGAATCACTTTGATGTGGTGACGGTGGCGTTTGGCTTGCGAAATATGACCCATAAAGACCTTGCTTTGGCAGAGATGCTCAGAGTAATTAAGCCCGGTGGTCGAGTATTGGTGCTGGAGTTCTCCAAACCGGATGCCTTTTTAGGGCCGATTTATGACACCTACTCATTTAAGGTGTTGCCTTGGCTAGGTGAAAAGATTGCCCAAGATTCTGAGAGCTACCGCTACCTGGCAGAATCTATTCGGATGCATCCAGACGCTCAGGCCCTGACAGACATCATGCTGGGAGTGGGTTTTGACGAGGTAGATACCCATAGAATGACTGGGGGTATCGTTGCGCTCCATATTGGTATTAAATACTAG
- a CDS encoding ubiquinone biosynthesis accessory factor UbiJ, with protein sequence MNNVSPTAHHIAASAACRGINHVLNAEPWAMAELARHSGKVILLSLPFGQLFFEIAPEGSLLALTNVDAPSLELEVSPEALSALAGGPGSLREQAMKSVKITGDADLAQLLGRLAGQIRWEYEEDLARFIGDAPANFAVRQGKKLISAGKSAATDLLDNVIEYVSEERKVLLNKRDFLIRKNELSVLRDAVDRLEKRIQFLERKG encoded by the coding sequence ATGAACAACGTATCTCCCACCGCCCACCATATTGCAGCGTCTGCCGCTTGCCGAGGAATAAATCACGTCCTCAACGCTGAGCCATGGGCTATGGCGGAGTTGGCACGTCATTCTGGCAAAGTCATTCTGCTCAGTTTGCCCTTTGGGCAGCTGTTTTTTGAGATAGCACCCGAGGGCTCCTTGCTTGCATTGACTAATGTCGATGCTCCGTCATTAGAGTTAGAGGTTTCCCCTGAGGCATTGAGTGCTTTAGCTGGCGGCCCAGGCAGCTTGCGTGAACAAGCAATGAAGTCAGTGAAGATTACTGGCGATGCTGACTTGGCGCAGTTATTGGGTCGTTTAGCAGGACAAATTCGGTGGGAGTACGAGGAAGACTTGGCTCGTTTCATTGGTGATGCGCCCGCCAATTTTGCTGTACGTCAAGGTAAGAAATTGATTTCTGCTGGGAAATCTGCGGCTACCGATCTACTAGACAATGTAATTGAGTATGTCAGTGAAGAAAGAAAAGTACTTTTGAATAAGCGAGATTTTTTAATTCGTAAGAATGAACTCAGCGTGTTGCGTGATGCGGTTGATCGTCTAGAAAAGCGCATCCAATTTTTAGAGCGAAAAGGTTAA
- a CDS encoding DUF502 domain-containing protein codes for MKKYFIAGILVWAPMSITIWVIGWGLGLLDGVFGSVMHAIITVFPNQFSSDLQHFRELPGVGILIVVSVIMITGLLAINFAGQWWMKVWDRLVNRIPIVRSIYSSVQQVSSTLFSGSGQAFSKALLIRYPHADSWAIAFQTGMPAKEVAAKLGEDYVNVFLPTTPNPTSGFFMIVPRAHTIELEMSVEEALKHIVSMGSVPPTSSTGLTAAKSNHHL; via the coding sequence ATGAAAAAATACTTTATCGCAGGCATTCTGGTATGGGCACCGATGTCAATCACTATTTGGGTGATTGGATGGGGATTGGGCTTGCTCGACGGTGTTTTTGGTTCTGTAATGCATGCCATTATTACTGTGTTCCCTAATCAGTTTTCCAGTGATTTACAGCATTTTCGTGAATTACCGGGTGTGGGCATTCTGATTGTTGTTTCAGTCATCATGATTACCGGATTACTTGCAATCAATTTTGCGGGGCAGTGGTGGATGAAGGTATGGGATCGCTTGGTGAATCGCATTCCGATTGTGCGATCGATATATTCTAGTGTTCAACAAGTATCTTCTACTTTATTTTCTGGCAGTGGACAAGCATTTAGCAAAGCATTATTAATTCGCTATCCGCATGCAGATTCTTGGGCGATCGCATTTCAGACTGGTATGCCAGCAAAAGAAGTAGCTGCTAAGTTGGGTGAGGACTACGTTAATGTTTTCCTGCCAACTACTCCAAATCCAACCTCTGGATTTTTTATGATCGTCCCACGTGCGCACACCATTGAATTAGAGATGAGTGTCGAAGAGGCTCTCAAACATATTGTTTCAATGGGATCCGTTCCCCCCACTAGTTCAACTGGTTTGACTGCTGCCAAGTCAAACCATCATCTTTGA
- the ubiB gene encoding ubiquinone biosynthesis regulatory protein kinase UbiB — MRRLARLYFIFFTAWRYGLLPLLRDILKPGIPRGLLTMLCWVSPGQSLPRGERIRLTLEALGPIFVKFGQVLSTRRDLLSEDIANELAKLQDQVPPFSNAESRLLIEKALGLPIEEIFISFDATPVASASVAQVHFGTLRATERHPEWDGREVAIKVLRPGILPVIDSDIALMYDLARIIEKLSSDGRRLKPTENVAEFDRHLHDELDLMREAANASQLRRYFVDSDKLMIPEMYWDLCRTNVIVMEKMNGISIGRFDELRAAGVDFKKLAAEGVEIFFTQVFEYGFFHADMHPGNIMISLEPDSFGRFISLDFGIIGALSETDKNYLALNFLAFFNRDYRRVAELHVESGWVPADTRVEELEGAVRSVCEPYFDRPLKDISLGIVLVRLFQTSRRFKVEVQPQLSLLSKTLLNVEGLARELDPDLDLWQTAKPILEKWISQQLGWRGLVEGLKNEAPSWAKILPTLPRLIAESLAQGRSPQRDQNAELEVLKGLLMQERRTHRLLVGVLLFAGGFLAGILIIGLGLY, encoded by the coding sequence TTGCGTCGTTTAGCCCGCCTCTATTTCATTTTCTTTACTGCATGGCGTTACGGCTTATTGCCGCTGCTGCGCGATATCCTGAAACCTGGGATTCCCCGAGGTCTATTAACCATGCTTTGCTGGGTATCACCGGGGCAATCGCTGCCCAGAGGTGAGCGTATTCGTTTGACCTTAGAGGCGCTCGGTCCGATCTTCGTCAAATTTGGACAAGTACTTTCTACTCGACGTGATTTGTTGTCAGAAGATATTGCTAATGAATTAGCAAAGTTACAAGATCAAGTGCCACCATTTTCCAATGCAGAATCACGACTTTTAATTGAGAAGGCGCTGGGTTTACCGATTGAAGAAATCTTTATTAGTTTTGATGCAACACCAGTAGCTAGCGCTTCAGTTGCTCAGGTGCATTTTGGAACTTTACGTGCCACTGAGAGGCATCCAGAGTGGGATGGACGAGAAGTTGCGATCAAGGTACTTCGTCCAGGCATCCTCCCGGTCATTGATAGCGATATTGCTTTAATGTATGACCTGGCAAGAATCATAGAAAAATTATCTTCGGATGGTCGTCGTTTAAAGCCGACTGAAAACGTTGCTGAGTTTGATAGACACCTGCATGATGAGCTCGATCTCATGCGTGAGGCTGCTAATGCCAGTCAGCTAAGACGGTATTTTGTGGATTCAGACAAGCTCATGATTCCAGAAATGTATTGGGATTTGTGTCGCACCAATGTGATTGTCATGGAAAAAATGAACGGTATATCTATCGGTCGTTTTGACGAACTACGTGCCGCTGGAGTGGATTTCAAAAAATTAGCGGCAGAGGGTGTGGAGATATTTTTTACTCAAGTATTCGAATATGGTTTTTTCCATGCAGATATGCACCCTGGAAATATCATGATCAGCCTGGAGCCAGATAGTTTTGGGCGATTTATTTCTCTGGATTTCGGAATTATTGGCGCATTAAGTGAAACCGATAAAAACTACTTAGCACTCAACTTCTTAGCTTTCTTTAACCGAGATTACCGGCGTGTAGCAGAATTGCATGTGGAATCTGGTTGGGTACCTGCAGATACCCGTGTGGAAGAATTGGAGGGTGCGGTACGCTCCGTTTGCGAACCCTACTTTGATCGACCTTTAAAAGATATTTCTTTAGGCATCGTTCTGGTGCGTTTGTTCCAAACATCTCGTCGTTTTAAGGTTGAAGTGCAGCCGCAACTGTCTCTGCTATCAAAGACCTTATTAAATGTAGAAGGTTTGGCACGTGAATTAGACCCCGATCTCGATCTTTGGCAGACTGCAAAGCCGATTCTGGAAAAATGGATCAGCCAACAGTTGGGTTGGCGCGGATTGGTTGAGGGGCTTAAAAATGAAGCACCTTCTTGGGCAAAAATACTGCCAACCTTGCCCCGCTTGATTGCGGAGAGTTTGGCACAAGGGCGTAGTCCACAAAGAGATCAAAATGCTGAATTAGAGGTCTTAAAAGGCCTTTTAATGCAGGAAAGACGGACTCATCGCCTTTTGGTGGGCGTCTTGCTCTTTGCAGGTGGCTTTCTGGCTGGGATTCTGATAATCGGCCTTGGTCTTTACTAG
- the ilvA gene encoding threonine ammonia-lyase, biosynthetic, which produces MATNYLKKIISARVYDVARETELQVAPELTKRLGNQVLLKREDNQPVFSFKLRGAYNKMAHLPPEALKRGVIAASAGNHAQGVALAAAKMKCKAVIVMPLTTPSLKINAVKARGGSWVEVILHGESYSDAFKYSELLEKKRGLTFVHPFDDPDVIAGQGTIALEIFQQYQEPIDAIFVAIGGGGLIAGIGEYVKAVSPKTKVIGVQSVDSDAMRRSLEANKRIEMKDVGLFSDGTAVKLVGKETFRICKRVVDDIITVDTDEICAAINDVFTDTRSILEPAGALAIAGMKKYVDKHRLKKKTLVAIACGANMNFSRLRFVAERADVGEFREAVFAVTIPEERGSFRRFCELLGNRNITEFNYRIADQSEAHIFVGIGTQKASDSSTIAKHFHKAKFATIDLTHDELAKSHLRHMVGGRSTLAQDELLYRFEFPERPGALMKFLTSMAPNWNISLFHYRNHGADYGRILVGIQVPKNEQKKFQNFLASLGYPHWNETDNPAYRLFLK; this is translated from the coding sequence ATGGCAACGAACTATTTAAAAAAAATTATATCGGCCCGAGTCTATGATGTGGCTAGGGAAACAGAGCTCCAAGTAGCCCCCGAACTCACAAAGCGCTTAGGCAATCAAGTGTTGCTCAAAAGAGAAGATAACCAACCGGTTTTCTCATTCAAATTACGTGGCGCCTATAACAAAATGGCCCATTTACCCCCAGAAGCCCTAAAAAGGGGGGTAATCGCCGCTTCAGCGGGCAATCATGCCCAAGGCGTTGCCCTAGCAGCAGCCAAAATGAAGTGCAAAGCAGTCATCGTGATGCCCCTCACCACCCCCAGTCTCAAAATCAATGCCGTCAAGGCGCGCGGCGGCTCTTGGGTAGAAGTGATTTTGCATGGTGAATCCTATAGTGATGCCTTTAAATACTCCGAGCTTTTAGAAAAAAAACGGGGGCTTACCTTTGTTCACCCCTTTGATGACCCCGATGTGATTGCAGGACAAGGCACGATTGCTCTAGAGATCTTTCAGCAATACCAAGAGCCGATTGATGCTATTTTTGTGGCCATTGGTGGTGGTGGCTTAATAGCCGGCATTGGGGAATATGTCAAAGCAGTTAGCCCCAAGACCAAAGTAATTGGCGTTCAGTCAGTTGATTCGGATGCGATGAGAAGGTCACTGGAAGCTAACAAACGCATTGAAATGAAAGATGTAGGTCTCTTCTCAGACGGTACGGCAGTAAAGTTAGTTGGCAAGGAAACGTTCCGTATTTGCAAACGCGTAGTCGATGACATCATTACTGTCGATACTGATGAGATCTGCGCAGCCATTAATGATGTCTTTACAGATACCCGCAGCATTCTAGAGCCCGCTGGCGCTTTAGCTATTGCCGGTATGAAAAAGTATGTAGACAAACATCGCCTCAAGAAGAAAACATTGGTAGCGATTGCTTGTGGTGCGAATATGAATTTCAGTCGCCTGCGCTTTGTCGCAGAACGTGCCGACGTTGGTGAATTCCGCGAAGCTGTTTTTGCTGTGACCATTCCTGAGGAGCGGGGCTCATTCAGGCGCTTCTGTGAATTACTCGGCAATCGTAATATCACTGAATTTAACTATCGTATTGCTGACCAAAGTGAAGCCCATATTTTTGTGGGCATCGGAACCCAAAAGGCAAGTGATAGCAGCACAATCGCAAAGCATTTCCATAAAGCCAAGTTTGCAACGATCGATCTGACTCATGATGAGTTAGCCAAGTCTCACTTACGCCACATGGTGGGTGGTCGCTCAACCCTCGCCCAAGATGAACTACTCTACCGCTTTGAATTTCCAGAGCGACCAGGGGCTCTAATGAAGTTCCTCACGAGTATGGCGCCAAACTGGAATATCAGTCTTTTCCATTACCGCAATCACGGTGCGGACTATGGCCGTATCTTAGTAGGCATTCAGGTTCCTAAAAATGAACAGAAGAAGTTCCAAAACTTCTTAGCGTCACTTGGCTATCCACATTGGAATGAAACTGATAACCCGGCTTATCGCCTTTTTCTCAAATAA
- a CDS encoding gamma-butyrobetaine hydroxylase-like domain-containing protein, which produces MIPTNVVVHQQSKVLELSYENGNTFRLPFEFLRVVSPSAEVQGHGPGQETLQTGKREVLIANIEPVGHYALKPSFSDGHDSGLYSWDYLQFLCENQEALWKEHLDKLAAAGLDRDAPMSAAGGKSCGSH; this is translated from the coding sequence ATGATTCCAACTAATGTTGTAGTGCATCAGCAGTCAAAAGTGCTAGAGCTCTCTTATGAGAATGGCAATACCTTTCGCCTACCTTTTGAATTTCTAAGAGTGGTATCTCCTTCGGCTGAAGTCCAAGGGCATGGTCCTGGGCAGGAGACTTTACAAACAGGTAAGCGTGAAGTGCTGATAGCAAATATTGAGCCAGTAGGTCACTACGCTCTTAAACCTTCCTTTTCTGATGGACATGATTCTGGTTTGTATTCTTGGGACTACCTGCAATTTTTATGCGAGAACCAAGAGGCGCTTTGGAAAGAGCACTTGGATAAACTAGCCGCTGCTGGTCTAGATCGTGATGCTCCGATGAGTGCTGCTGGTGGTAAATCTTGTGGCAGTCATTAA
- a CDS encoding DUF3683 domain-containing protein, producing MNAPLALNQLLDAEAGSPRLREIPYNYTSFSDREIVIRLLGEESWRVLNDLRGIRRTGRSARMLFEVLGDIWVVQRNPFLQDDLLDSPNRRQLLIDALWHRLGEVKKRSSGESVEQVQILLKAAHRAVESFEQGFKEVTEIRKRAQKELGRITAADNICFDGVSRAAHVTDATDWRVEFPLVVLKPDYESEIPGLVKACIALGLTIIPRGGGTGYTGGAIPLYDMSAVINTEKLEQIDGVKSKRLPGVDHEVSTIFTGAGVVTRRVADAAERAGLVFAVDPTSADASCIGGNIAMNAGGKKAVLWGTALDNLASWRMVDPEGNWLDVERLDHNLGKIHVAEKVRFQLTWSDGASEPGKRVLKTETIEVEGKRFRKEGLGKDVTDKFLSGLPGVQKEGCDGLITSATWILHRMPKFMRTVCLEFFGQAQEAIPSIVEIKAYLDGLSKNGGPILAGLEHLDDRYLRAVGYSTKSKRNAMPKMVLIGDIAGDDEEAVAAATSEVVRMANNRVGEGFVAVSAESRKKFWLDRARTAAIARHTNAFKINEDVVIPLPRMGEYTNGIERINIELSLKNKLQVLDGLKDFLRKSALPLGKNDEGYEIPSAEILGDRVQQALELIDKVRGRWSDWLTQMDAYFPDLQNYSLRASWKTEVRSELRIIFGGLTFEPILNQLESIHKNILRKRVFIALHMHAGDGNVHTNIPVNSDDYEMLQDAHRAVDRIMKLARSLDGVISGEHGIGITKLEYLTEAELKDFRAYKMRVDPEGRFNKGKLMPHADLSIAYTPSFGLMGHESIIMQQSDIGAIADSVKDCLRCGKCKPVCSTHVPRANLLYSPRDKILATSSLIEAFLYEEQTRRGVSIRHWEMFDDVAAHCTVCHKCLTPCPVNIDFGEVSMNMRNLLRKMGQQRFNPGTAASMMFLNATDPDTINLLRKTMIGWGYKLQRLGNDVFRKFARKQTAHPPATVSKPNIQEQVIFFVNKKMPGNLPKKTARALLDIEDANYVPIIRDPKTTSADTEAVFYFPGCGSERLFSQVGLATQAMLWNVGVQTVLPPGYLCCGYPQRGNGDFDKAEKMITDNRVLFHRVANTLNYLDIKTVVVSCGTCYDQLAGYQFEQIFPGCRIIDIHEYLLEKGVKLSNVTGVKYMYHDPCHSPMKLQDPLKTVNELIQSEDGKAIQKNDRCCGESGTLAVTRPDISTQVRFRKQIEMEKAANELRKDDFTGEVKVLTSCPSCLQGLTRFDADSDTTADYIVVEMAQKLLGPDWMQDYVAKANQGGIERVLV from the coding sequence ATGAACGCCCCATTAGCTTTGAACCAGTTGTTGGATGCCGAAGCGGGCTCACCCCGCCTTCGCGAAATCCCTTATAACTACACCTCCTTTTCCGATCGTGAAATAGTTATCCGCTTGCTGGGCGAGGAGTCATGGCGTGTTCTGAATGATTTGCGTGGGATTCGCCGTACGGGCCGCTCAGCTCGTATGTTGTTCGAGGTGTTGGGCGATATCTGGGTGGTTCAACGCAACCCCTTCTTACAAGACGACCTTCTAGATAGTCCCAATCGCCGTCAGCTATTAATTGATGCTTTATGGCATCGCCTTGGCGAAGTCAAGAAAAGATCTAGCGGTGAATCGGTTGAGCAAGTTCAGATTTTATTGAAAGCTGCACATCGCGCGGTTGAGAGTTTTGAGCAGGGATTTAAAGAAGTGACGGAGATACGTAAGCGTGCTCAAAAAGAGCTCGGCCGCATTACTGCTGCAGACAATATTTGTTTTGATGGTGTCTCACGTGCAGCGCATGTGACCGATGCGACTGATTGGCGTGTTGAGTTTCCATTAGTTGTTCTTAAGCCTGATTACGAGTCTGAGATCCCTGGCCTTGTGAAAGCGTGTATTGCATTGGGTTTAACCATCATTCCGCGTGGAGGTGGTACTGGGTATACCGGTGGTGCTATTCCTCTCTACGATATGTCGGCAGTGATTAATACTGAAAAGCTTGAGCAGATTGATGGCGTCAAATCAAAGCGTTTGCCAGGTGTTGACCATGAAGTTTCAACCATTTTTACTGGTGCTGGTGTAGTTACTCGCAGAGTTGCAGATGCTGCGGAGCGAGCTGGGCTGGTATTTGCGGTCGATCCTACTTCTGCTGATGCCAGTTGCATTGGCGGCAATATTGCCATGAATGCCGGCGGTAAGAAAGCGGTCTTATGGGGTACTGCATTAGATAACCTAGCCAGCTGGCGCATGGTCGATCCAGAAGGCAATTGGCTTGATGTTGAACGCCTTGATCACAACTTAGGAAAAATTCATGTAGCAGAAAAAGTTCGGTTTCAGCTGACTTGGTCTGATGGTGCTAGTGAGCCAGGCAAGCGCGTTCTCAAAACAGAAACTATAGAAGTAGAAGGTAAGCGCTTTCGTAAAGAGGGCTTAGGTAAGGATGTGACTGATAAGTTTTTATCAGGCTTACCTGGCGTTCAAAAAGAAGGTTGTGACGGCTTAATTACGAGCGCTACTTGGATTTTGCATCGCATGCCTAAATTCATGCGGACTGTTTGCTTAGAGTTTTTCGGTCAAGCGCAAGAAGCTATTCCAAGCATTGTAGAAATCAAAGCATATCTTGATGGCTTGAGTAAGAATGGCGGACCAATCTTAGCCGGTCTAGAGCACTTGGATGATCGGTATTTGAGAGCAGTTGGTTATTCCACTAAATCTAAACGCAATGCAATGCCTAAGATGGTATTGATTGGTGATATTGCTGGTGACGATGAAGAGGCTGTAGCGGCTGCGACTAGCGAAGTTGTGCGTATGGCCAACAATCGTGTGGGTGAAGGTTTTGTGGCGGTTAGCGCTGAGTCGCGTAAAAAGTTTTGGTTAGATCGTGCGCGTACTGCAGCGATTGCTCGTCACACCAATGCTTTTAAGATTAATGAAGATGTTGTGATTCCATTGCCACGCATGGGCGAGTACACCAACGGTATCGAGCGTATCAATATTGAGCTCTCACTCAAAAATAAATTACAAGTTTTAGACGGCCTCAAAGATTTCCTGAGAAAGAGTGCTCTGCCACTTGGCAAGAACGATGAGGGCTATGAAATCCCTAGCGCTGAAATTTTGGGTGACCGCGTGCAGCAAGCTCTTGAGCTAATTGATAAGGTTCGAGGGCGCTGGTCAGATTGGTTGACGCAGATGGATGCCTATTTCCCGGATCTCCAGAATTACAGCTTGCGCGCGTCATGGAAGACAGAAGTGCGCTCTGAACTCAGAATCATTTTTGGCGGCCTTACATTTGAGCCTATCCTCAATCAACTGGAATCTATTCACAAAAATATTTTACGTAAGCGTGTATTTATAGCGCTACATATGCACGCTGGCGATGGTAATGTGCACACCAACATACCAGTAAATTCGGATGACTACGAGATGCTGCAAGATGCTCATCGCGCTGTCGATCGGATTATGAAATTGGCTCGCTCATTAGATGGTGTGATTTCGGGTGAGCATGGTATTGGTATTACCAAGCTTGAATACCTGACTGAAGCTGAGTTGAAAGATTTCCGCGCCTATAAAATGCGTGTGGACCCTGAGGGTCGCTTTAACAAGGGTAAGTTAATGCCGCATGCGGATCTCAGCATTGCCTACACCCCAAGCTTTGGTTTGATGGGTCATGAATCCATCATCATGCAGCAAAGTGATATTGGTGCGATTGCTGATAGCGTGAAAGATTGCTTGCGTTGCGGTAAGTGCAAGCCAGTCTGCTCTACGCATGTACCGCGCGCCAATTTACTGTACAGCCCGCGTGACAAAATTTTGGCAACCTCTTCGTTAATCGAAGCCTTCTTGTACGAAGAGCAAACGCGTCGTGGTGTATCAATTCGTCATTGGGAAATGTTTGATGACGTAGCAGCACATTGCACTGTATGCCATAAGTGTTTGACACCTTGCCCTGTCAATATTGATTTTGGTGAGGTCTCAATGAACATGCGTAACTTGTTGCGCAAGATGGGGCAGCAACGCTTTAATCCGGGAACAGCGGCATCGATGATGTTCTTAAATGCTACCGATCCCGATACTATTAACTTGCTTCGCAAGACCATGATTGGTTGGGGTTATAAGCTTCAGCGTTTGGGCAATGATGTGTTCCGTAAGTTCGCCCGCAAACAAACTGCGCACCCACCCGCCACAGTAAGCAAGCCGAATATTCAAGAGCAGGTTATTTTCTTTGTAAATAAGAAGATGCCTGGCAATCTGCCGAAGAAAACCGCTCGTGCACTCTTGGATATTGAAGATGCAAATTACGTGCCGATTATTCGGGATCCAAAAACAACATCCGCGGATACTGAAGCAGTGTTCTATTTCCCCGGTTGTGGTTCTGAGCGCTTGTTCTCACAGGTCGGTTTAGCTACGCAAGCAATGTTGTGGAATGTGGGCGTGCAAACAGTATTGCCCCCAGGCTACCTCTGCTGCGGCTATCCTCAGCGTGGCAATGGCGACTTTGATAAAGCAGAAAAGATGATTACGGATAATCGCGTTCTCTTTCATCGTGTAGCCAATACTCTAAATTACTTAGATATCAAGACCGTTGTGGTTTCGTGTGGTACTTGTTATGACCAGTTGGCAGGTTATCAGTTCGAACAGATTTTCCCCGGCTGTCGCATTATTGATATTCACGAGTACTTGCTGGAAAAGGGTGTCAAGCTTTCGAATGTGACTGGTGTGAAGTATATGTATCACGATCCATGTCACTCACCAATGAAGTTGCAAGACCCCCTCAAGACGGTGAATGAGCTGATTCAGTCGGAAGATGGCAAAGCGATTCAGAAGAATGATCGATGCTGTGGTGAGTCTGGCACTCTTGCGGTGACACGTCCTGATATTTCAACTCAGGTACGTTTCCGTAAGCAAATTGAGATGGAGAAGGCTGCTAACGAATTGCGCAAAGATGATTTCACTGGTGAGGTCAAAGTGCTCACTAGCTGTCCATCTTGTCTGCAAGGCCTCACCCGCTTTGATGCGGATAGTGATACTACTGCCGACTACATCGTGGTTGAAATGGCACAAAAATTATTAGGTCCTGATTGGATGCAAGATTACGTTGCTAAGGCAAATCAAGGTGGTATTGAGAGGGTATTGGTTTAA
- a CDS encoding Tim44 domain-containing protein yields the protein MNKHFFKAVLLSVSLIFATVGYANAARLGSGKSVGKAPSAPMQKQATPAQKQAQPAAPAAAPQAPAPSRFGGMGGILGGLAAGLGIGFLLSHLGLGEGASSLITGLLIAALAGFAIMFIMRKMMPALSGANKSPQMTSQGMQRSNLDQASRQEPAFTPAASAFSGVAAEPAAFQSTLPPGFDEYAFLDNAKQFFSGLQKAWDQGDLAALREYATAEMFATIEQDLAGRADSANQTDVVTLNAQLLGIETIDNTYYCSVQFTGMIREQVGAQANNFSEVWNLSKPVSGPGGWVLAGISQLV from the coding sequence ATGAATAAGCATTTTTTCAAGGCAGTTTTATTGAGTGTCAGCTTAATATTTGCTACCGTTGGTTATGCCAATGCTGCCCGTTTAGGTAGCGGTAAAAGTGTTGGTAAGGCACCAAGCGCACCAATGCAAAAACAAGCTACTCCCGCACAAAAACAAGCTCAACCAGCAGCACCAGCTGCTGCTCCTCAAGCACCAGCACCAAGTCGCTTCGGTGGTATGGGTGGCATCTTGGGTGGCTTAGCTGCAGGTCTTGGTATTGGCTTCCTTTTATCTCATTTAGGTTTAGGTGAGGGCGCATCTTCATTGATCACTGGATTGCTGATTGCAGCGCTAGCAGGCTTTGCCATCATGTTCATCATGAGAAAAATGATGCCTGCCTTATCCGGCGCTAACAAAAGCCCTCAAATGACTTCGCAGGGTATGCAGCGTAGCAATTTAGACCAAGCGTCAAGACAAGAGCCCGCGTTTACACCTGCTGCTAGTGCATTTAGTGGCGTTGCCGCTGAGCCTGCAGCATTTCAATCAACGCTTCCGCCAGGTTTTGATGAGTACGCATTTTTGGATAATGCCAAACAGTTTTTCTCAGGTTTACAAAAGGCATGGGATCAGGGCGATTTAGCTGCACTACGTGAGTACGCCACCGCAGAGATGTTTGCCACGATTGAGCAAGATCTGGCCGGACGTGCTGACAGTGCCAATCAAACCGATGTGGTGACACTCAATGCACAGTTACTCGGGATTGAGACAATTGATAATACGTACTACTGTAGCGTCCAGTTCACCGGCATGATTCGTGAACAAGTAGGCGCACAAGCAAATAACTTCTCTGAAGTTTGGAATCTCAGTAAGCCGGTAAGCGGTCCTGGAGGTTGGGTACTAGCGGGTATCTCCCAGTTAGTTTAA